A region of Lycium barbarum isolate Lr01 chromosome 1, ASM1917538v2, whole genome shotgun sequence DNA encodes the following proteins:
- the LOC132603792 gene encoding heavy metal-associated isoprenylated plant protein 47-like → MTKKIVIRVCITGNPPPTLKKFVVDFVKLKYFVKCWGYKSQCSISKNQSKLLSIAAKIPGVEKVAIEGEEKNELMVIGEGIDAAELVTILRKKVGVADVVSVGPVDKKKEEKNPIVSWVYGNYQIPSLQFWEVKDP, encoded by the exons ATGACG AAAAAAATTGTCATTAGGGTGTGTATTACTGGAAACCCTCCTCCCACACTGAAGAAGTTTGTTGTGGATTTTGTGAAGTTAAAGTACTTTGTAAAATGTTGGGGGTACAAATCCCAATGTTCTATCTCCAAAAATCAGAGCAAGCTGTTGTCAATTGCAGCAAAAATACCAG GGGTAGAGAAAGTAGCTATAGAAGGGGAGGAAAAGAATGAGCTAATGGTGATTGGTGAGGGAATTGATGCAGCAGAGTTGGTCACTATACTAAGGAAGAAAGTGGGCGTTGCTGATGTTGTGAGTGTTGGCCCAGTGgataagaagaaagaagaaaaaaacccTATAGTATCATGGGTCTATGGCAATTATCAAATACCCTCTCTTCAATTTTGGGAAGTTAAAGATCCCTAG